One Parashewanella spongiae genomic window, AGACGAAGAATTAAAGGAGTTAGAAAAACAAAAAATGGCAAAATGGTTATTGGAAAAAAGAGCCAAAGAAGCCGAAGAAATAAAAAATAATCAGGAGTATGTAGAAAAGGCGCTCGCGCTTTTAGAAACCACAACGAAAGGTAGGGGGCACGCGTTATTAGTTGAGGCAGCAGGCCGCTTACAAAAAAACCAAATTACTATTGAAGCGTTTGAGTTTATGAGACAAAAATATTCTGAATCACAAAGTTTTCGAATATTTCCAATGGAAAATAATATTGAAGCTGAAACTGAAGTTGAAGCCGAAACTGAAACAGGGAATGAAACTGAAACTGAAACAGGAATTGAAACAGAAACAGAAGCCTTTACAGGAAAAGAAACAGCTTCAGCCTCAGATGAAAAAAATTGGGAAGCATTAGCTCCTCAACTTAATATTAATGACTTGGAATTATCAGAGGAAGCACGCGGCGATAAAATACTTACTATGCTTATGGATATGGATATAAATCAGCATGTTGATGAATCGGCAAATATCAGTTTTGAAGAACAAGGCTACAAGCAAAGAGCGGCGGAATTTAATGCTTTGACTAATGAGCACGAGGAACAACAGATAGAAAGCCTAGAATTATTTTCAAAAGAAGAATGGGCAAGTTTCAGTGAGAAAGTCACCCCATTAATGAAAGGTGAAGAGGCGCTTTAATTTAAGTACCTGTCGATAAGTTCTTTGATAATTATTGTGTTCAGGTATAGTGCTATACAAGACGCAATGTAGGGCGCATAGCCGTAGCTATGTAACCGAAGTTGCAACACCGTAGAGTGCTGAAACTGGGCACTAGAAAATCTTAAGAAACTTATGGTCAGGTACTTATGAATAGAAAAATGAACGTAACTCATAGAGAACGCTCTCTGGATCTTAAGTGCTCTTTAGCTGATTTGGTATAAACATCTTCAAGTAAAAAATTATTTTTATGTTACATTTTTGTATTAAGTCAGGCTATGCGCCTGACTTTTTTTCATGTATTTTCGTAGCTGAAAAAACATTTAATAAAAAAGACGGACAACAATATGAAAAAATGGTTACTTACTGCAGCCGTTGCTGCAAGTTTTGGTAGCGTTGCAGATGAAGGAATGTGGCAGCCATATCAGCTTCCAGCAATGGCTGATGAACTGAAGGCAAAAGGGTTAGAGATCAGTGCTGATTCTATTTCTAAGCTAACAGAATTCCCGATGAATGCAGTGATCAGTCTTGGTGGTTGTACTGCATCATTTGTATCACCAAAAGGCTTAGTGGTTACCAATCATCATTGTGCCTACGGTTCAATTCAATATAACTCAACGGCTGATAATAACTTACTTAAAGATGGTTTTTTAGCAAAATCATTTAAAGATGAATTACCAGCAGCACCAGGTTCACGAGTTTATGTAACTTCAGAAGTCACTAACGTAACGGACAATGTAAAATTTGGTCTTGAAAGCAAGACAGGTAATGATTTTTATAAAGGCATAGAAAAACAAGAAAAAGCACTGGTTGCAGAGTGTGAAAAAGAAGCCGGATATCGTTGTAATGTCTATAGCTTCCACGGTGGATTAGAGTATTACCTGATCAAACAAATGGAAATTCGTGATGTGCGTCTTGTGTATAACCCTGCAGGAAGCGTAGGCAAATACGGCGGCGACATCGACAACTGGATGTGGCCTCGTCATACAGGTGACTTCTCATTCTATCGCGCTTACGTCAATAAAGATGGGCAGCCAGCGGATTACAGTGAAGACAACGTTCCATATGAGCCAAAAAGCTTCTTGAAAGTGTCAGCGAAAGGCGTTCAAAATGGTGATTTTGTCATGGTAACGGGCTACCCAGGTCGTACCAACCGTTATCGCACCTCTGCTGAAGTTGAAAATCAATTTGAATGGAATTACCCATACAGTAAAGAATTACGCGAAACCATCATTGATATCATTAAAGAAACAGCGCCAGCAGGTAGCGAAGACCGCATTAAGTATGAAAGCACCTTGGCAGGTCTAGCTAATTATGCGAAAAACTTTACTTCAATGATTGAGTTCTACGGTAAATCAACCATGTTGCAAGATAGACAAGCGAGAGAGCAAGCGCTTGCCGATTGGATTGCAGCAAATTCTGAGCGCAGTGCTAAATATGGAAAGACATTGGCTGAGCTGACAGATCTAGTGAAACAAGGTGAAGCGCATCAAGAACGTAAATTGATCACAGGTTATATGGGCTACAGTTCAATGATGTCGAGTGCTGAGCGCTTATATCGTCTGGCGCACGAGAGAGAGCTTCCAGACATGCAACGTGAGCCGGGTTACCAAGACCGTGATATGAAACGATTTACTTCTGGTCTTGAGCGCATTGATAAACGTTTTGCGCCAAAAGTAGAGAAAGCCATTGTATTTGATTTGCTCAAACGCTATGCCAAATTAGCAAAATCTGAACGCTTAGCGGCAATGGATAAGGTATTCGGTATCAATGGTAAAGCTAATGATGCTGCAATTTTAGCTCGCCTTGATGAAATGTACGCCAAAACAAGCTTGAATGACAAAGCTACTCGCCTAGGCTGGATGAAAAAGTCAGTGGCGGATTTTAAAGCATCGAATGATCCATTCATTCAATACGCAGTAGCTATGTTTGACACCGATATGGCCGCAGAGAAAAAAGCCAAAGAGCGTGCAGGTAAGTTGATGAAAGTACGCCCGCAATACATGGATGCCATCATTGCCTACAATCGTGAGCAAGGTAAACCAGTATATGCGGATGCGAACTCAAGCCTACGTGTAAGCGTGGGCCATGTGAAAGGTTATTCGCCAGAAGATGGTTTAATTGCTGAGCCATTTACTCGTCTTGAAGGTATTTTAGCGAAAGATACAAGTGTTGACCCATTTGATGCTCCGAAGAAGCAGTTAGAGCTCATTAAGCAGAAACAATACGGTGATTATTACATGAAAGAAATTGGTTCTGTGCCAGTTAACTTCTTGTCGACACTCGATACCACAGGCGGTAATTCAGGT contains:
- a CDS encoding S46 family peptidase, yielding MKKWLLTAAVAASFGSVADEGMWQPYQLPAMADELKAKGLEISADSISKLTEFPMNAVISLGGCTASFVSPKGLVVTNHHCAYGSIQYNSTADNNLLKDGFLAKSFKDELPAAPGSRVYVTSEVTNVTDNVKFGLESKTGNDFYKGIEKQEKALVAECEKEAGYRCNVYSFHGGLEYYLIKQMEIRDVRLVYNPAGSVGKYGGDIDNWMWPRHTGDFSFYRAYVNKDGQPADYSEDNVPYEPKSFLKVSAKGVQNGDFVMVTGYPGRTNRYRTSAEVENQFEWNYPYSKELRETIIDIIKETAPAGSEDRIKYESTLAGLANYAKNFTSMIEFYGKSTMLQDRQAREQALADWIAANSERSAKYGKTLAELTDLVKQGEAHQERKLITGYMGYSSMMSSAERLYRLAHERELPDMQREPGYQDRDMKRFTSGLERIDKRFAPKVEKAIVFDLLKRYAKLAKSERLAAMDKVFGINGKANDAAILARLDEMYAKTSLNDKATRLGWMKKSVADFKASNDPFIQYAVAMFDTDMAAEKKAKERAGKLMKVRPQYMDAIIAYNREQGKPVYADANSSLRVSVGHVKGYSPEDGLIAEPFTRLEGILAKDTSVDPFDAPKKQLELIKQKQYGDYYMKEIGSVPVNFLSTLDTTGGNSGSPTLNGRAELVGLLFDGVYESIIGDWGYDPQTNRSIQVDSRYMLWVMKYLDNADNLLEEMEIVR